A genome region from Acidobacteriota bacterium includes the following:
- the atpH gene encoding ATP synthase F1 subunit delta, with protein MATIANRYARALADVSFKLGRHEAVERELEQFGRLLDGNRELSAFYEDPAISAVRKKAATRQLLARLDFCKTTGNFIHVLVERDRMGHFKEMLEAFRRGVRDRLGIVEVGVTTSTQIGQPLRDQLTRVLEQLSGKRVQLHFRTDPHILGGVIARVGDTIYDGSVRQQLQQMRERLSTQG; from the coding sequence ATGGCGACCATTGCCAATCGGTATGCCAGGGCGCTGGCGGACGTCAGTTTCAAGCTCGGCCGGCACGAGGCGGTTGAGCGGGAGTTGGAGCAGTTCGGGCGGTTGCTCGATGGCAATCGGGAACTGTCGGCATTTTACGAGGACCCCGCCATCAGCGCGGTCAGAAAAAAGGCCGCCACGAGGCAACTGCTTGCCAGGCTGGATTTCTGCAAGACGACCGGCAATTTCATTCACGTCCTGGTCGAGCGCGACCGGATGGGTCATTTCAAGGAGATGCTGGAAGCGTTTCGGCGGGGGGTCCGGGATCGCCTGGGGATCGTGGAAGTCGGGGTGACCACCTCGACCCAGATCGGCCAGCCGCTTCGGGACCAGTTGACACGGGTCCTGGAGCAGCTCAGCGGCAAGCGGGTCCAGCTCCACTTCCGCACCGACCCGCATATCCTGGGTGGAGTCATCGCGCGTGTGGGCGACACCATCTACGACGGTTCGGTTCGACAGCAGTTGCAGCAGATGAGGGAGCGTCTCAGCACGCAGGGTTGA
- the hslV gene encoding ATP-dependent protease subunit HslV, whose product MGAALIKGTTVVCIRRSGRTALAADGQVTLGETVIKQGARKLRRLYNGQVLAGFAGSTADAFALFTRFEAKLEEFRGNLARAAVELAKEWRTDRVLRHLQALLIVADKERIFLVSGNGDLIEPDDAIAAIGSGGPIALAAAQALVRHSELSAAEIAAEALKIAAGICIYTNSSTTIEEL is encoded by the coding sequence ATGGGAGCGGCATTGATCAAAGGCACCACCGTCGTTTGCATACGAAGAAGCGGGCGTACCGCTCTGGCTGCCGATGGCCAGGTCACCCTCGGGGAGACGGTGATCAAGCAGGGCGCCCGGAAGCTCCGCCGCCTCTACAATGGCCAGGTTCTGGCCGGATTTGCCGGGTCCACGGCCGACGCCTTTGCCTTGTTTACCCGTTTCGAGGCCAAGCTGGAGGAGTTTCGGGGTAATCTGGCCCGGGCGGCCGTGGAGTTGGCCAAGGAATGGCGGACCGACCGGGTCCTGCGCCACCTGCAGGCGTTGCTGATAGTGGCCGACAAGGAACGGATTTTCCTGGTCAGTGGCAACGGCGATCTGATTGAGCCAGACGATGCCATCGCGGCCATCGGTTCCGGCGGACCCATCGCGCTGGCCGCCGCTCAAGCTCTGGTCAGGCACTCCGAACTGTCGGCCGCGGAGATTGCCGCCGAAGCCCTGAAGATTGCCGCCGGCATCTGCATCTACACCAACTCGTCGACGACCATCGAGGAGCTGTGA
- the atpG gene encoding ATP synthase F1 subunit gamma: MPNVLDIRRRIRSVRNTQQITKAMKMVSAAKLRRAQEAILRARPYAGQILEVVRSLMARSEIRRHPLLEEREEKSIQLVVVTADKGLCGAFNANIVKAAEGFIREKGDRSLDLFCVGRKGLEYFGKRTTPIRHRQVNLFQRVEYAHARQITGKLVSQFLSGERDAVYLLYNEFKSVIQQRIAVERLLPIPPIALSPEQSPVDYIYEQPAAVILNTLMPRHVEVQVFRALLESSAAEHGARMTAMDAATNNAVEMIESLTLTMNRARQAGITKEIIEVVSGAAALT; this comes from the coding sequence ATGCCCAACGTCCTGGACATCCGGCGCCGCATTCGCTCGGTCCGCAACACCCAGCAGATCACCAAGGCCATGAAGATGGTCTCCGCCGCCAAGCTGAGGAGAGCCCAGGAGGCCATCTTGAGAGCCCGGCCCTACGCCGGCCAAATCCTCGAGGTGGTCAGGAGCCTGATGGCCCGCTCCGAGATCCGGCGGCATCCCCTTCTGGAAGAGCGGGAGGAAAAGAGCATTCAGTTGGTGGTGGTCACCGCCGACAAGGGGCTGTGCGGCGCCTTCAACGCCAACATCGTGAAGGCGGCGGAAGGATTCATCCGGGAAAAGGGCGACCGTTCGCTCGACCTGTTCTGCGTCGGGCGCAAGGGCCTGGAATACTTCGGCAAACGCACCACCCCCATCCGGCACCGGCAGGTCAACCTCTTTCAACGGGTCGAGTACGCCCACGCCCGCCAGATCACCGGCAAGCTGGTTTCCCAGTTCCTGTCCGGAGAGCGCGACGCCGTCTACCTGCTCTACAACGAGTTCAAGTCGGTCATCCAGCAGCGGATCGCGGTGGAGCGGCTGCTGCCCATTCCGCCGATCGCGCTGTCTCCGGAGCAGAGTCCGGTCGACTACATCTACGAGCAGCCCGCGGCCGTGATTCTCAACACCCTTATGCCCAGGCATGTCGAAGTCCAGGTCTTTCGGGCCCTGCTGGAGTCTTCCGCGGCCGAGCACGGCGCCCGGATGACCGCCATGGACGCCGCCACCAACAACGCGGTGGAGATGATCGAGTCGCTGACCCTCACCATGAACCGGGCTCGCCAGGCGGGAATTACCAAGGAGATTATCGAGGTGGTGAGCGGCGCCGCCGCTCTGACCTAG
- the hslU gene encoding ATP-dependent protease ATPase subunit HslU, producing MVIYLPGAVESEDQVEALDELTPRQIVAHLDKHVVGQKAAKRAVAIALRNRIRRQKLPEDMAEEVVPKNIIMIGSTGVGKTEIARRLSRLANSPFLKVEASKFTEVGYVGRDVESMIRDLVEIAIDLVREEKLEDVADKAEQNAEERVLDLLLPPVPQSARNSASAEEKARAQETFAKTREKLREQLRGGKLDERMVEVETRERSLPAFEIISSSGIEEMDINVKDILPGIFGQKTKKRKMPVADAMDHLIQEEEQKLIDMDQVTRLAVDRVEQNGIIFLDEIDKIAGREGGHGPDVSREGVQRDILPIVEGTTVNTRYGIVRTDHILFVAAGAFHVSKPSDLIPELQGRFPIRVELDTLTVEDFVRILTEPKSALIKQYVGLMETEGIKLCFTEEATRSIAGFAALVNERTENIGARRLQTIMEKLLDEISFEGPDLKPKDITIDEEYVQKMLASIVDDQDLTRYIL from the coding sequence ATGGTCATTTACTTGCCTGGAGCGGTGGAATCGGAGGATCAGGTGGAAGCGTTGGATGAGTTGACTCCCAGGCAGATCGTGGCCCACCTGGACAAGCATGTGGTTGGGCAGAAGGCCGCCAAGCGGGCGGTGGCCATCGCCCTCCGCAACCGCATTCGACGGCAAAAGCTCCCCGAGGACATGGCCGAGGAGGTCGTGCCCAAGAATATCATCATGATCGGCTCCACAGGCGTCGGCAAGACCGAGATTGCCCGGCGCTTGTCGAGGCTGGCCAACTCACCGTTTCTGAAAGTGGAAGCCTCCAAGTTTACCGAGGTGGGTTACGTCGGTCGTGACGTCGAGTCCATGATCCGTGACCTGGTGGAAATCGCCATCGACCTGGTGCGAGAGGAAAAGCTGGAGGATGTGGCCGACAAGGCTGAGCAGAACGCGGAGGAGCGGGTTCTCGACCTGCTGCTTCCCCCCGTTCCGCAGTCGGCCCGCAATTCAGCCTCTGCCGAGGAAAAGGCAAGGGCTCAGGAGACCTTCGCCAAGACTCGGGAGAAGCTTCGGGAACAGTTGCGCGGCGGCAAGCTGGATGAACGCATGGTGGAGGTGGAGACCCGCGAGAGAAGCTTGCCGGCCTTCGAGATCATTTCCAGCTCCGGCATCGAGGAAATGGACATCAACGTCAAGGACATTCTGCCGGGCATCTTCGGGCAGAAGACCAAGAAACGAAAGATGCCCGTTGCCGACGCCATGGACCATCTCATTCAGGAGGAGGAGCAGAAACTGATCGATATGGATCAGGTGACTCGCCTGGCGGTGGACCGGGTGGAGCAGAACGGCATCATCTTCCTCGACGAGATCGACAAGATCGCCGGACGGGAGGGGGGGCACGGCCCCGATGTCAGCCGCGAAGGCGTGCAGCGGGATATTCTCCCCATCGTGGAAGGGACTACGGTGAATACCCGCTATGGCATCGTGCGGACCGACCACATCCTGTTTGTGGCGGCGGGCGCCTTTCACGTCAGCAAGCCGTCCGACCTCATTCCCGAACTTCAGGGCCGGTTCCCCATCCGAGTGGAGCTGGATACGCTCACCGTCGAGGATTTCGTGCGCATCCTGACGGAACCCAAGAGCGCACTGATCAAACAGTACGTGGGCCTGATGGAAACCGAGGGAATCAAGCTCTGCTTCACCGAGGAAGCGACCCGCAGCATTGCCGGGTTTGCCGCCCTGGTCAATGAGCGGACCGAAAACATCGGGGCCCGGCGGCTGCAAACCATCATGGAAAAACTCCTGGACGAGATCTCTTTCGAGGGGCCGGATCTGAAACCGAAAGACATCACCATCGACGAGGAGTACGTACAGAAGATGCTGGCCTCCATCGTGGATGACCAGGACCTGACCCGATACATCCTTTAA
- the mutT gene encoding 8-oxo-dGTP diphosphatase MutT → MKPTVEVAAAILFREGRLLITQRLPGSHLSGLWELPGGKRKQEESIRECLVRELREELNIEVVAGELFETIEYDYPEKTVCLKFFKCRYVGGEIQALGCQRFAWVTPDDLGNYRFPPANESLMIKLRSGG, encoded by the coding sequence GTGAAACCCACTGTCGAAGTCGCTGCCGCCATTCTCTTCCGGGAAGGGCGCCTGCTCATTACCCAGAGGCTGCCGGGCTCCCATCTTTCCGGGCTGTGGGAACTTCCTGGCGGCAAGCGCAAGCAGGAGGAATCCATCCGGGAATGCCTGGTCCGCGAACTACGGGAGGAACTCAACATTGAGGTGGTTGCAGGAGAGTTGTTCGAAACCATTGAATACGACTATCCGGAGAAAACCGTTTGCCTGAAATTCTTCAAGTGCCGTTACGTCGGTGGCGAAATTCAGGCTTTGGGATGCCAACGCTTCGCATGGGTGACTCCCGATGATCTCGGGAACTACCGCTTCCCTCCGGCCAACGAATCCCTGATGATAAAGCTCCGGTCCGGCGGATGA
- the atpF gene encoding F0F1 ATP synthase subunit B codes for MSSPGSFLIALTGVSLAFCLVLPVPGAAASGGDAAAAGDDHGSPLSSVWKWGNFVLLFGGLAYYLRRPLREFLQARARGIEEGLASGKRAQEEAEAKTSAIESKLARLDEEIDGLKQQAARESEEERQRVIDSSRAEAERIVAMARREIEVLQRSAQAELKAHVARLAVDLAEERLRGDLEPSQNQHIISRFVRSLKETRS; via the coding sequence TTGTCCTCGCCAGGATCTTTTCTCATCGCTCTGACAGGGGTGTCGCTTGCTTTCTGTCTGGTTCTGCCGGTTCCCGGGGCAGCGGCATCGGGCGGTGACGCCGCCGCCGCGGGCGACGATCACGGCAGCCCTCTTTCGAGCGTCTGGAAGTGGGGAAACTTCGTTCTCCTCTTCGGGGGACTGGCCTACTATTTGCGACGGCCGCTGCGGGAGTTTCTCCAAGCGAGGGCTCGGGGTATTGAAGAGGGGCTCGCCAGCGGCAAGCGGGCCCAGGAGGAAGCCGAGGCAAAAACGTCCGCAATCGAGTCTAAACTGGCTCGCCTGGACGAAGAGATCGACGGCTTGAAGCAGCAGGCGGCCCGTGAGTCCGAGGAGGAGAGGCAGCGCGTCATCGACAGTTCCCGGGCCGAGGCGGAAAGAATCGTGGCCATGGCCAGAAGGGAAATCGAGGTGTTGCAGCGTTCGGCGCAAGCGGAGCTCAAGGCTCACGTGGCCCGGTTGGCGGTCGATCTGGCGGAGGAACGGCTGCGAGGGGACCTGGAGCCGAGCCAGAACCAACACATTATTTCCAGGTTTGTTCGTTCTCTGAAGGAAACCCGGTCCTGA
- the atpA gene encoding F0F1 ATP synthase subunit alpha produces the protein MGIKAEEISQIIRAQIEEFDAGPVVSEVGTVISVGDGIARIHGLEKVMYSELLEFPHGISGMALNLEEDQVGSVLLGEASEIKEGDLVKRTRKIMAVPVGEAMVGRVVDPLGQPVDGKGPIPTDRLNPVERIAPGIVDREPVKQPLQTGLKSIDSMIPIGRGQRELIIGDRQTGKTAVAVDTIINQKDGDVICIYVAIGQKRSTIAQVVQTLVDNDAMDYTIVVSASASEPAPLQYLAPYAGCAIGEYFRDSGRHTVCIYDDLSKHAAAYREISLLLRRPPGREAYPGDVFYLHSRLLERAAKLNDSQGGGSLTALPIIETQAGDVSAYIPTNVISITDGQIYLEADLFHSGIRPAINVGLSVSRVGGSAQIKAMRQIAGTLRLELAQYRELAAFAQFGSDLDKASQAQLNRGQRLVEVLKQGQYAPLPVDKQVITIYAATNGYLDSLEVADCGAFEEALYHFLDTHHPSLGARILEQGQLDDSLRAELETVLDEFGRKFAAEKTQPGSSAA, from the coding sequence ATGGGAATCAAGGCGGAAGAGATCAGTCAGATCATTCGGGCGCAGATCGAGGAGTTCGACGCGGGTCCGGTGGTCAGCGAAGTGGGAACGGTCATTTCGGTCGGGGACGGCATCGCCCGGATCCACGGCCTGGAAAAAGTGATGTACAGCGAGCTGTTGGAGTTCCCCCACGGGATTTCCGGCATGGCGCTCAACCTGGAGGAGGACCAGGTAGGCTCGGTGCTGCTGGGAGAGGCTTCCGAAATCAAGGAAGGCGACCTGGTGAAGCGGACCAGGAAGATCATGGCGGTTCCGGTGGGAGAAGCCATGGTCGGCCGTGTGGTGGATCCCCTGGGGCAGCCGGTCGACGGCAAGGGGCCCATTCCAACCGATCGTCTCAATCCGGTCGAGCGCATCGCGCCGGGAATCGTGGACCGCGAGCCCGTCAAGCAGCCCTTGCAGACGGGGCTCAAATCCATCGACTCCATGATCCCCATCGGACGGGGGCAGCGGGAGCTCATTATCGGCGACCGCCAGACCGGAAAGACGGCCGTGGCCGTGGACACGATCATCAATCAGAAGGACGGCGACGTCATCTGCATCTACGTGGCCATCGGCCAGAAGCGCTCCACCATCGCCCAGGTGGTTCAGACCCTGGTGGACAACGACGCCATGGACTACACCATCGTGGTGTCGGCCTCCGCCTCCGAGCCGGCTCCCCTGCAGTACCTGGCCCCCTACGCCGGCTGCGCCATCGGTGAATATTTCCGCGACAGCGGGCGGCACACGGTCTGCATCTACGACGACCTCTCCAAGCACGCGGCCGCCTACCGGGAGATCTCGCTGCTGCTGCGGCGCCCGCCGGGCCGGGAGGCTTATCCGGGCGACGTCTTCTACCTGCACTCCCGCCTGCTGGAGCGGGCGGCCAAGCTGAACGATTCTCAGGGAGGCGGGTCACTGACGGCCCTGCCGATTATCGAGACCCAGGCCGGAGACGTTTCCGCCTACATCCCCACCAACGTGATTTCGATCACCGATGGACAGATCTACCTGGAAGCCGACCTCTTTCACTCGGGCATCCGGCCTGCCATCAACGTGGGGCTGTCGGTCTCCCGCGTGGGAGGCAGCGCTCAGATCAAGGCCATGCGCCAGATCGCGGGGACCTTGCGGCTGGAACTGGCCCAATACCGCGAGCTGGCGGCTTTCGCCCAGTTCGGAAGCGACCTCGACAAGGCATCGCAGGCCCAGCTCAACCGCGGGCAGCGATTGGTCGAGGTGCTGAAGCAGGGCCAGTACGCACCCCTGCCGGTTGACAAGCAGGTCATCACAATCTACGCCGCCACCAACGGCTATCTCGATTCCCTGGAGGTTGCCGACTGCGGGGCCTTCGAGGAGGCGCTCTACCATTTTCTGGACACCCACCATCCCTCCCTGGGAGCCAGGATTCTGGAGCAGGGGCAGCTCGACGATTCGCTGAGGGCGGAACTCGAGACTGTCCTGGATGAGTTCGGCCGGAAATTCGCTGCCGAAAAGACGCAGCCGGGTTCGAGCGCTGCCTGA
- a CDS encoding F0F1 ATP synthase subunit epsilon produces the protein MADSTFKLSVVSPERLVLSEEVEEAQVPGKNGYLGILPGHAPMMTELDIGELSYRQGDRTSYLAVTWGYCEVLSDQVIVLAERAERAEEVDRERAQASMERARKRLSNLQDPDTDFLRAGTSLQRALIRVQVSQKA, from the coding sequence ATGGCGGACTCGACCTTCAAGCTCTCGGTGGTCTCCCCCGAACGCCTGGTTCTCTCCGAGGAGGTGGAGGAAGCCCAGGTCCCGGGCAAGAACGGCTACCTGGGCATTCTGCCCGGCCATGCCCCCATGATGACGGAGTTGGATATCGGCGAGCTGTCCTATCGCCAGGGGGATCGCACCAGCTACCTGGCAGTGACCTGGGGCTATTGCGAGGTATTGTCCGACCAGGTGATCGTCCTGGCCGAACGGGCCGAGCGGGCCGAGGAAGTGGATCGGGAGCGGGCCCAGGCCTCCATGGAGCGGGCCCGGAAGCGGCTGTCGAACCTGCAGGATCCCGACACCGATTTCCTCAGGGCCGGAACCAGCCTGCAGCGGGCCCTGATTCGGGTGCAGGTGAGCCAAAAAGCCTGA
- the atpD gene encoding F0F1 ATP synthase subunit beta has translation MNIGRVVQVIGPVVDVAFEEQKLPPIYSAVRITSEGFDVPDPIDVIAEVQQHLGESRVRAVSMQPTDGMVRGMKAIDTGAPISVPVGREMLGRIVNVIGEPVDEKGPIGASQSYPIHRPAPLFDDQDTNLEMFETGIKVVDLLEPYLRGGKIGLFGGAGVGKTVIIQELINNIATKHGGFSVFSGVGERTREGNDLWLEMTESGVIDKAALVYGQMTEPPGARLRVGLTGLTVAEYFRDEEGQDVLLFIDNIFRFTQAGSEVSALLGRMPSAVGYQPNLATEMGELQERITSTKKGSITSVQAIYVPADDYTDPAPATAFAHLDATTNLSRSIAELGIYPAVDPLDSTSRILDPRIIGDEHYNTARDVKLILQKYKDLQDIIAILGIDELSEEDKLTVSRARKIQRFLSQPFFVATQFTGLEGKYVPVGETIRGFQEIVDGRHDEVPEQAFYMVGGIDEALEKAEKARKAA, from the coding sequence ATGAACATTGGCCGTGTGGTTCAGGTGATCGGTCCGGTTGTGGACGTGGCTTTCGAGGAGCAGAAGCTGCCCCCCATCTACTCCGCCGTCCGAATCACCAGCGAGGGTTTTGACGTTCCCGATCCCATCGATGTGATTGCCGAGGTGCAGCAGCACCTGGGAGAGAGTCGGGTGCGTGCGGTCTCGATGCAGCCCACCGACGGCATGGTGCGAGGCATGAAGGCCATCGATACCGGGGCTCCCATCTCGGTTCCGGTGGGCCGGGAGATGCTGGGACGCATCGTGAACGTCATTGGAGAACCCGTCGACGAGAAGGGACCCATCGGCGCCTCCCAGAGCTATCCCATTCATCGGCCGGCCCCCCTCTTCGACGATCAGGATACCAACCTGGAGATGTTCGAGACCGGCATCAAGGTGGTGGACCTGCTGGAGCCCTACCTCCGGGGCGGCAAGATCGGGCTGTTCGGCGGAGCGGGCGTGGGGAAGACGGTCATCATCCAGGAGCTGATCAACAACATCGCCACCAAGCACGGCGGTTTCTCGGTGTTCTCGGGGGTTGGAGAACGCACCCGCGAGGGCAACGACCTCTGGCTGGAAATGACCGAGTCCGGAGTCATCGACAAGGCGGCGCTGGTCTACGGCCAGATGACCGAGCCGCCCGGAGCCCGGCTGAGGGTGGGGTTGACCGGCCTGACCGTGGCCGAATACTTTCGGGACGAGGAGGGGCAGGACGTTCTCCTCTTCATCGACAACATCTTCCGGTTTACCCAGGCGGGCTCGGAAGTCTCGGCCCTGCTGGGCCGCATGCCCTCGGCCGTGGGCTACCAGCCCAACCTGGCGACCGAGATGGGCGAGCTGCAGGAGCGCATCACCTCGACCAAGAAAGGCTCCATCACCTCGGTTCAGGCCATCTACGTGCCGGCCGACGACTATACCGATCCGGCCCCGGCCACGGCCTTCGCCCACCTGGACGCCACCACCAACCTCTCCCGCTCGATTGCCGAGCTGGGGATCTACCCGGCCGTGGATCCGCTGGATTCCACCTCGCGCATCCTGGATCCCCGCATCATCGGGGACGAGCACTACAACACCGCCAGAGACGTCAAGCTCATCCTGCAGAAGTACAAGGATCTGCAGGACATTATCGCGATCCTGGGCATCGACGAGCTTTCCGAGGAAGACAAGTTGACGGTCTCCCGGGCCAGAAAGATTCAACGCTTTCTCTCTCAGCCCTTCTTCGTGGCTACCCAGTTTACCGGGTTGGAAGGGAAGTACGTACCGGTAGGCGAAACCATCCGAGGCTTCCAGGAAATCGTGGACGGCCGCCACGACGAGGTGCCGGAACAGGCCTTCTACATGGTGGGCGGCATCGACGAAGCACTGGAAAAGGCCGAAAAGGCCCGGAAGGCGGCCTGA
- a CDS encoding ATP synthase F0 subunit B, with translation MELVQPDLSVLVVILLVLSLYFILKRSFFNPINKILEDREAAIHGAQRKANDRLGEFEEKSRIYQDQLNAARQKIYRQQETLRSEALDQRAGILARGRQEAEGLIQSTRDELQNQVASAKNDLESDLTKFADGIVKAILR, from the coding sequence ATGGAATTGGTGCAGCCAGATCTGTCGGTGCTAGTGGTTATTCTGCTGGTCCTGTCCCTCTATTTCATCTTAAAACGATCATTTTTCAATCCCATCAACAAGATATTGGAGGATCGGGAGGCGGCGATTCATGGTGCGCAGCGAAAAGCCAACGACAGGCTTGGCGAATTCGAGGAGAAGTCTCGCATTTATCAAGACCAATTGAACGCTGCCCGCCAGAAGATCTACCGTCAACAGGAGACCCTTCGCTCGGAAGCCCTCGACCAGAGAGCCGGAATTCTGGCCAGGGGACGTCAGGAGGCGGAGGGACTCATCCAGTCTACCCGAGACGAACTGCAAAACCAGGTTGCTTCCGCCAAGAACGACCTGGAATCCGACTTGACCAAATTCGCAGATGGAATCGTTAAGGCGATCCTGCGCTAG
- the lysS gene encoding homocitrate synthase, translated as MSIQSFSVIDSTLREGEQFAKAHYTIEEKIRIARALDAFGVEYIELTSPAASPQSFEDCKTIAGLGLNCKILTHTRCHMDDARKAVATGVDGVDILFGTSSYLRRFSHGKTIDEIIESARVVIDFIKQSGCEVRFSSEDTFRSEEEDLLRVYQAVDELGVDRVGLADTVGVATPRQLYILVSELKKRLKADIEFHGHNDSGCAIANSFTALEAGATHIDTSVLGIGERNGITPLGGLIARLYSYDRDLVTKYRLDQLHRLDRMVAEIVGIQIPFNNYITGETSFTHKAGMHTKAVMLNPGAYEPIDPQDFGMERTISIGHRLTGKNAIQNRAQELGLHFGDAELREITLEIKRLADAGPLSTRRLDDLLRSWVVA; from the coding sequence ATGTCCATTCAATCCTTCTCGGTGATCGACTCCACGCTTCGGGAAGGCGAGCAGTTCGCCAAGGCCCATTACACCATCGAGGAGAAGATCCGGATCGCCAGGGCGCTGGACGCGTTCGGGGTGGAGTACATCGAGCTGACGTCACCGGCGGCTTCTCCCCAGTCCTTCGAGGACTGCAAGACCATCGCCGGCCTGGGCTTGAACTGCAAGATCCTGACCCACACTCGCTGCCACATGGACGACGCGCGCAAGGCGGTGGCCACCGGGGTGGACGGCGTCGACATCCTTTTTGGCACCTCCTCCTATCTGCGCCGTTTCAGCCATGGCAAGACGATTGACGAGATCATCGAAAGCGCTCGAGTGGTGATCGACTTTATCAAGCAGTCGGGCTGCGAGGTCCGGTTTTCCAGCGAAGATACTTTTAGAAGCGAAGAAGAGGACCTGCTCAGGGTCTACCAGGCCGTGGACGAACTCGGCGTGGACCGGGTCGGACTGGCCGACACCGTGGGCGTGGCCACCCCCCGTCAGCTCTATATCCTGGTGTCGGAACTGAAGAAGCGCCTCAAGGCCGACATCGAGTTTCACGGACACAACGACAGCGGCTGCGCCATCGCCAACAGCTTCACGGCCCTGGAGGCGGGGGCCACCCATATCGACACCAGCGTGTTGGGAATCGGGGAGCGCAACGGCATCACCCCCTTGGGAGGGCTGATTGCCCGACTCTACTCCTACGATCGGGACCTGGTCACCAAGTACCGGTTGGATCAACTGCATCGCCTGGACCGGATGGTCGCTGAAATCGTGGGAATCCAGATTCCTTTCAACAACTACATCACCGGAGAAACCAGCTTCACCCACAAGGCGGGGATGCACACCAAGGCCGTCATGCTCAACCCCGGAGCCTATGAGCCCATCGATCCTCAAGATTTCGGCATGGAGCGAACCATCAGCATCGGCCACCGTCTGACCGGCAAGAACGCCATTCAGAACCGGGCGCAGGAACTGGGACTGCACTTCGGAGACGCCGAGCTGCGGGAGATCACCCTGGAAATCAAGCGCCTGGCCGATGCCGGACCGCTGTCCACCCGCCGGCTGGACGACTTGCTGAGGAGCTGGGTGGTGGCGTAG